Genomic segment of Paenibacillus macerans:
GCCATGAAGGACAGTGGGATGACAATCGTGATCGTGTCCCATTCAACCGGCCAAGTAGAAAAGTTGTGTAACCGGGCAATCTGGATTGACAATGGTATTATCAAGGAAGATGGACCGCCACGAGTTGTCTGTTCTCATTATCTGGAGGCGATGGAAGAGCTGCGGATTCGACGGGCGGAAATGGAGTATCAAAGGTTAATTTCCAGTAGCGTTGATGTGGAGCATGCGAAGAAAGCGAATCGTAACCTTACTTGTCGCGATATTACTCCGCAGTACGATCCTGACTCTCGTAGAAGCGGTGACGGCGATGTGGAAATTTCGCATGTTGTAGTAGTAGATGATAAGGGAAATGCCAAGCAGGTTTTTGATAAGGGAGAGCCGTTTACTATTAATATGGCCTATCGAAGTATTAATAGCGGCACGCCAATCAGTGTGACTGTTGGTTTAGTCAGGGATGATGGTGTACCGGTTTATGAGGTGTCTACGGAAAGTGACTCAAAAAAGAAGTTCCAAGCCTTAAAAGAGGGACACATTCAGTTTCGTTTTTTGAATAACAATTTGTTGAACGGAAAGTATTTTCTTAATGTGTATATCTATGGAAACAATGGGGAGGAGCATGACATTATCAGAAGTATTATTGCTATAACCATAAAGGGAGAAGAGATGAATGAATCGGGCGTAGTTAGCATGCGCCACGTATGGGATGTCGACGGAATAATCATTGAGAAGTAGTGGGGAGCGGGATATGGGGAAATATGTCGATTTGTATGTTAGCAAAGAGAACATTGAGGCGTACAGGGCAAATGAGAAACAAGACTATCTAAGGAAGGCAGCTTTGAATGTTAAAGAGGTGAAAAACGGTATTATTCTTCCGGCCAAGGGGGATCTCTCAGTTTCTTGGGCGCTCGGAGGAGTATTAGATGAAAACGGTCAATTCGTCAAGGAATCACATACTAGGAATGAGCATGTCTTCGGCGGTTTTTACGAATATGATAAGCAATCTGTGCAACAGTGCGATGAAACGGTAGTGTTTATGGGGCCGTTTCTGTCCCATTGGGGGCACTTTATCTGTGACCAGATATCAAGGTTATGGTATATTCTCCCGGATATAAAAAAGTACCGGATTGCGTATTGTGGTTGGAATTGGGGTGGCGAGCAGACCAGTTTGTGGGGGAACTTTCTGGAATTCATGCATTTGCTTGGCTTAAGTGATGAGCAGTTGATAGATGTCAAGAAGCCGATGCGGTTCCGTTCAGTCATCATTCCTGAGTTCTCCTATATTCAAGGGGAATACTACACCGAAGAATTCAAAAATATCTATCGTACTGTTGTATCAAATATCGAAGTGTCCGGCCTTGAACCATACTCGCATATATACTTTACACGTAGGAAATTTTCCGATGCGCTGAATAAGGAACGTGGGGAAGACGAGATAGAATCATTATTTGCGGCGAACGGATACAAGATTCTTTCCCCTGAGCAGTTGACACTAAGTCAACAGATTTATTATATGCGAAACTGTGACTATATGGCGGCTATATCAGGCAGTATCACACATAACCTGTTGTTTGCCAAAGAGGGGCAAAAGGTGATCATTCTCAATAAAATGGACTTGATGAACGGTTACCAAATGGTGATTGACAATATAATGGATGTCAAAATCTCCTGTGTTGATGTTTACGTGAAGATATTTCCTGTTTGTTTTGGCCTCGGACCGTTCCTGATAGGCATTAATCGTAACTTAAAAAATTTCGTAAAGGACAAAGGCATGACGATTCCTCGGAATCTGCAATTAAATATAAAAGCGACGATTAAGAAATATATGTGGTACTTCGCAAAATTTGCTCGAATTTATGCTAATGAACATAACAGAAGTGAGTTGCTTTCACAGCAAAGTGCAGTTAGAAAACAAAAAAACAAATAAAGAAAAGTAAAATGCCAGAGAGGTTATGTTCTATATATCACTCTAAGTACAATCTACATTGACTTATGGTTCCAGAGGTATTGGTGTGATTAAAGGCAGCGTGGCAGTGATTATCATAAAATTTTAGTCAGTACGTCACTGGTCGAAACCACATAGGAGATTCTTTAGGGGGCAGGCACTTTAGTGTCCTCAATCTCTGCTATAATGTAGTAGGGAGCAGAAAATGGGAATATTTAATTGAAAGGCAGGAAGCGTGATCTTGTCAAGATATTCTTATAAAAGTAATTAATGCTCTTTGTTAATAACCCGAACCTCCAGTATTATTGAATTGTAAAGAATATTCTATCCTAAAAGGGGAAATTTACAAAATGAAAGGTATTATTCTAGCAGGGGGCACGGGCTCCCGCCTTTATCCGCTCACGAAAGTTACGAACAAGCACCTACTGCCGGTTGGCAAGTACCCGATGATCTTCCACTCGGTGGCAAAACTAAAAGAAGCCGACATCACCGATATCCTAATCGTTACTGGCAAAGATCATATGGGTGACGTTGTCAATCTGCTCGGCAGCGGGCGAGAGATGGGCGTTACGTTTACGTATAAAGTACAGGATGAGGCGGGTGGCATTGCTCAGGCCCTCGGGCTTGCGGAGCAATTTGTCGGCGATGATTCGATGGTCGTGATCTTGGGGGACAACGTATTTTCCGATAGCATTGCACCTTATGTTCAAAGCTTCCGCCAGCAAGGAAAAGGGGCGAAGATCTTGATCCAAGAAGTGCCGGATCCGAAGCGTTATGGTGTGCCCGAACTTAATGGTGACAAAATTGTGTCAATCGAGGAGAAGCCTCAGCAACCAAAAAGTAATTATGCGGTTACCGGCATTTATATGTTTGATGCTCAGGTATTTGACATTATCCGGACGCTGAAACCTTCAACCCGTGGAGAACTGGAGATTACGGATGTGAACAATGCGTATATCGCTGCGAATGAGTTGGGGTATGACATTCTTAAGGGCTGGTGGACGGATGCAGGAACTCATGCTTCCTTAATGAAAGCTAACGAGTTGGCGAAGGGCATTCTGTTTGGAGAAGAGTTTGGAAAATTGAAGATGTAATTAGCAATCTGAAAAGAACTGGTACAGTCGAGATGGAGGTAACGGGCGCCAGACTTTTTGGCGTGACTTATAATAAGCATACTTTTGCCAAACATAGTATCGAACATATATTTGTACATGATAACTACTCCTTGTTGGCTGAAGCCGGGTGTAGGTTTCATTATTCGACGGATTAGGTTCTACGGTACCCTCTGAGCAGAGGCCACTAAAAAATTGATTCCACTCACGATTCAGAACGCCCTGGAGGACGAGTCGCTTCCAGTTTGCGGCGACGGCAAACGTACGGGATTGGCTATACGTTGAGGATCACTGCAAT
This window contains:
- a CDS encoding glycosyltransferase family 61 protein, yielding MGKYVDLYVSKENIEAYRANEKQDYLRKAALNVKEVKNGIILPAKGDLSVSWALGGVLDENGQFVKESHTRNEHVFGGFYEYDKQSVQQCDETVVFMGPFLSHWGHFICDQISRLWYILPDIKKYRIAYCGWNWGGEQTSLWGNFLEFMHLLGLSDEQLIDVKKPMRFRSVIIPEFSYIQGEYYTEEFKNIYRTVVSNIEVSGLEPYSHIYFTRRKFSDALNKERGEDEIESLFAANGYKILSPEQLTLSQQIYYMRNCDYMAAISGSITHNLLFAKEGQKVIILNKMDLMNGYQMVIDNIMDVKISCVDVYVKIFPVCFGLGPFLIGINRNLKNFVKDKGMTIPRNLQLNIKATIKKYMWYFAKFARIYANEHNRSELLSQQSAVRKQKNK
- a CDS encoding sugar phosphate nucleotidyltransferase encodes the protein MKGIILAGGTGSRLYPLTKVTNKHLLPVGKYPMIFHSVAKLKEADITDILIVTGKDHMGDVVNLLGSGREMGVTFTYKVQDEAGGIAQALGLAEQFVGDDSMVVILGDNVFSDSIAPYVQSFRQQGKGAKILIQEVPDPKRYGVPELNGDKIVSIEEKPQQPKSNYAVTGIYMFDAQVFDIIRTLKPSTRGELEITDVNNAYIAANELGYDILKGWWTDAGTHASLMKANELAKGILFGEEFGKLKM
- a CDS encoding ABC transporter ATP-binding protein gives rise to the protein MSGDVVIEVKNVKKSFKIFADKSQTLKGLLSNIKRAKFERREVIKGISFQVKKGEVIGIIGKNGCGKSTTLKMLSKLLKPSEGEITIKGRVSSLIELGAGFHPDMTGRENIYVNASIFGYTKKEIDAKMDEIIKFSELEDFIDSPVRTYSSGMYMRLAFSVAISVDPEVLLVDEILGVGDAAFQTKCFNRIKAMKDSGMTIVIVSHSTGQVEKLCNRAIWIDNGIIKEDGPPRVVCSHYLEAMEELRIRRAEMEYQRLISSSVDVEHAKKANRNLTCRDITPQYDPDSRRSGDGDVEISHVVVVDDKGNAKQVFDKGEPFTINMAYRSINSGTPISVTVGLVRDDGVPVYEVSTESDSKKKFQALKEGHIQFRFLNNNLLNGKYFLNVYIYGNNGEEHDIIRSIIAITIKGEEMNESGVVSMRHVWDVDGIIIEK